From a region of the Myroides sp. JBRI-B21084 genome:
- a CDS encoding trimeric intracellular cation channel family protein, producing MIFTILDILGLIAFAISGTLAGIEKKLDFFGVFVIALVTSIGGGTLRDLLIGNTPVFWLLNLQTFYIVTASVILSVIFRNRLSFLRTSLFLFDTIGIGIFTIIGIEQGVMIDLSPVICILLGTVTACFGGVARDILCNEIPVIFRKEIYATACLTGGFMFFALKFINVNNDVIYIATAGTIILIRIFAVRNKWSFPQIEIK from the coding sequence ATGATTTTTACAATTTTAGATATTTTGGGATTAATTGCGTTTGCAATTTCAGGGACTTTAGCAGGTATTGAAAAAAAATTAGATTTTTTTGGAGTTTTTGTAATTGCTTTGGTGACATCAATTGGTGGCGGAACGTTGCGCGATTTATTAATAGGAAACACCCCAGTTTTTTGGTTGTTAAACTTGCAAACATTTTATATTGTAACAGCATCGGTTATTTTATCGGTAATTTTTAGAAACAGATTAAGCTTTTTGCGAACATCGTTATTTTTGTTTGATACTATAGGTATTGGTATTTTTACAATTATTGGTATTGAACAAGGCGTTATGATAGATTTAAGTCCAGTAATTTGTATTTTGTTAGGTACCGTAACCGCTTGTTTTGGAGGTGTAGCCCGTGATATTTTATGTAATGAAATACCTGTAATTTTTAGAAAAGAAATTTATGCAACTGCTTGTTTAACAGGTGGGTTTATGTTTTTTGCCTTAAAATTTATAAATGTAAATAACGATGTTATTTATATTGCAACCGCTGGAACAATTATATTGATAAGAATTTTTGCTGTTCGCAATAAATGGTCGTTTCCACAAATTGAAATTAAATAA
- a CDS encoding TrmH family RNA methyltransferase: MKQITSIQNQFIKDILQLQEKSKARKKAALFVIEGKREIEIAVKNNFVITDVLICFELFNELEFGAFKQQLNSETTFVEISKDVYKKIAYRDSTEGIIAIAKTKLHDLENLKLPKNPLIVVLESLEKPGNIGAVLRTADAARIDAVIIANPKTDLYNSNIVRSSVGALFTNQIATGTTQEIISFLNEKNIAIYSAILQEAVPYFSIDYKNGAAIAVGTEATGLTDLWRTNAKNNIIIPMEGQIDSMNVSVAAAVLIFEAKRQRNEQNL, from the coding sequence ATGAAACAAATAACCAGTATTCAAAATCAATTTATAAAAGATATACTTCAGCTGCAAGAAAAAAGCAAAGCTAGAAAAAAGGCAGCACTTTTTGTTATTGAAGGAAAACGTGAAATAGAAATAGCAGTTAAAAACAACTTTGTAATAACCGATGTTTTAATTTGTTTTGAATTATTTAATGAATTAGAATTTGGTGCTTTTAAACAACAATTAAACAGCGAAACAACTTTTGTAGAAATATCTAAAGATGTATATAAAAAAATTGCATATCGCGATAGTACAGAAGGAATTATAGCCATTGCAAAAACAAAATTACATGATTTAGAAAATTTAAAATTGCCTAAAAATCCATTAATTGTTGTTTTAGAATCGCTTGAAAAACCTGGAAATATAGGCGCAGTACTAAGAACTGCAGACGCTGCAAGAATTGATGCTGTAATTATTGCAAATCCAAAAACAGATTTATACAACTCTAATATTGTACGATCAAGCGTAGGTGCTTTATTTACAAATCAAATAGCGACAGGTACAACACAAGAGATTATTTCTTTTTTAAATGAAAAAAACATTGCAATATACAGTGCAATTTTACAAGAAGCCGTACCCTATTTTAGCATAGATTATAAAAACGGTGCAGCTATTGCAGTTGGCACCGAAGCCACCGGATTAACAGACTTGTGGCGTACTAACGCAAAAAACAACATTATTATTCCAATGGAAGGTCAAATAGATTCAATGAATGTATCGGTTGCAGCGGCTGTATTAATTTTTGAAGCAAAAAGACAAAGAAATGAACAAAATCTGTAA